In Vibrio fluvialis, the DNA window GGTGATGTGCAGCGTATGGTAGCCCCATGCCAGATCACTTGGCAGGGCAAACACTAGAGGGCCACCCTCGGCACGCTCGTCTCGAACGATTTGAGACTGAAGATAGCCTTCAAGTACCTCTCCTTGCTCGGTTTCAAGACGCCAGTTAAATTCGCTTTCACGGGCACTCACGCCCAGATAGAGCGGAACTTCCACCGCTTCACCTTCGCGGATCACCAGAACCGGATCCAACACATCTTTCTTGTGTTTTTTCTCTGCCGACTTCAATAAGGTTTCGTCATTGGTGGTGTCGTAGCCCAAAGACGCCAAAAGACGACGGATAGTGTCGTCTTCAACACGCGCTTCGTCGCCCCATGCGCTCACATAGTGATCGACAATTTTTGCCATCTCTGCGACTTGTTTTAATGCGTTTTGTTCTTTCATCGCTCTCTCCGAAGGGACTGCTTTCCCCTTCAAAACGTGTAGGGTGTGTTGTAATAAATATGGTTGTGACACAGCCAAGGCAGTTGCCTTGGCTGTTATTTGGTTTAGCGTTTGACCGCTTCCAGTTTCCAGATGTTGTTGACGTAATCCCGAATACTGCGGTCTGAGCTGAATTTGCCCACCAGCGCAGTATTGAGAATGGCTTTCTTCGCCCACCCCGCCTGGTCGCGGTATTGCTGATCGATGGCTTCGTGCGCCGCCACATAAGAGGCGAAATCTGCCAGCACCAGATACGGGTCGCCGCCATCGAGCAAGCTGTCGTACGTTGCACGCAGTTTGCCCGGCGCGCCCGGCGTGAACTCGTCGCCCACCAGCAGATCCAACGATGCTTTCAGCAGCGGATCCGCGTGGTAGAAGTCGTACGGGTTATAGCCGTTGGCTTTGAGTGATTCCACGCCATCCACTTCCAGACCGAAGATGTAGATGTTGTCATCGCCCACTTCTTCACGAATTTCTACGTTCGCGCCATCCATGGTACCGATGGTCAATGCACCGTTCAGCGCCATCTTCATGTTGCCGGTACCCGATGCTTCTTTACCTGCGGTAGAGATTTGCTCAGACACATCCGCTGCCGGAATGATGATTTCAGCCATGCTGACGCGGTAATCCGGCACAAACACAACTTTCAACTTGTTGTTGATGCGCGGATCGTTATTCACTTTCTCGGCAATCTTGTTGATGGCGTAGATGATCTCTTTCGCCAGGTGGTAACCCGGTGCTGCTTTCGCTGCGAAGAACACTACGCGAGGATGCATGTCAAAGCTTGGATCGTTCAGCAGACGGTGGTAAAGAGACAGAATGTGCAGCATGTTCAGGTGCTGACGCTTGTACTCGTGCAGACGTTTGATCTGCACGTCAAAGATCGCATTGGTATCAAGCTCGATACCCATGTTCTCTTTCACCCAGTGCGCCAGACGCTCTTTATTCTCTTTCTTCACGGCCATGAACTGTTTCTGGAACGCTTTATCATCAGCAAACTGAGAAATCGCTTCTAGCTGATCCAGATCCGCAGGCCACTGATCACCAATTTTCTCCGTGATCAGCGCAGACAAACCCGGGTTACAGAACTTCAGCCAGCGACGTGGCGTAATACCGTTGGTCACGTTTTGCAGACGGCCTGGGTAAAGCTCGTTGAATTCAGGGAACAGGTCGCGCTTCACCAGTTCAGAGTGCAACGCCGCTACGCCGTTCACCGCGTAAGAGCCGATCACACACAGGTTCGCCATGCGTACCATGCGGTGAAAGCCTTCTTCTATGATCGACAGCTTTTGCTGTTTCGCCACATCACCCGGCCATTTCGCGCGCACTTCCTGCAGGAAGCGGTGGTTGATTTCGTAAATGATTTCCATATGACGAGGCAGCAGGCGCTGGATCAGAGACTCGCTCCAGGTTTCCAATGCTTCTGGCAGCAACGTGTGGTTGGTG includes these proteins:
- a CDS encoding glycogen/starch/alpha-glucan phosphorylase, with the translated sequence MKPTQQKSFDKALFQENVKRHLTATYATTIEHASSRSWYLAMGRALAELTTFDLLQTEQDERIVNAKSLNYLSLEFLIGRLTGNNLISMGLYEEISAAMTELGQSLTDLLEEERDPSLGNGGLGRLAACFMDSCAAQEYPTVGYGLHYEYGLFKQSFEQGHQKEAPDAWCGVEGYPWEVARPELKQEIGFYGHVEVYQDNGKEKRRWVPGMLVQAMPWDLPIVGYQSETVYPLRLWECRAIAPFSLESFNNGNYFEAQHSLIDAGNITKVLYPNDNHEKGKTLRLMQQYFHSAASIRDILRRHEAAGFALADLSKQETIQLNDTHPTIAIPELMRILIDERDLSWEAAWAICSKTFAYTNHTLLPEALETWSESLIQRLLPRHMEIIYEINHRFLQEVRAKWPGDVAKQQKLSIIEEGFHRMVRMANLCVIGSYAVNGVAALHSELVKRDLFPEFNELYPGRLQNVTNGITPRRWLKFCNPGLSALITEKIGDQWPADLDQLEAISQFADDKAFQKQFMAVKKENKERLAHWVKENMGIELDTNAIFDVQIKRLHEYKRQHLNMLHILSLYHRLLNDPSFDMHPRVVFFAAKAAPGYHLAKEIIYAINKIAEKVNNDPRINNKLKVVFVPDYRVSMAEIIIPAADVSEQISTAGKEASGTGNMKMALNGALTIGTMDGANVEIREEVGDDNIYIFGLEVDGVESLKANGYNPYDFYHADPLLKASLDLLVGDEFTPGAPGKLRATYDSLLDGGDPYLVLADFASYVAAHEAIDQQYRDQAGWAKKAILNTALVGKFSSDRSIRDYVNNIWKLEAVKR